From a region of the Vitis riparia cultivar Riparia Gloire de Montpellier isolate 1030 unplaced genomic scaffold, EGFV_Vit.rip_1.0 scaffold541_pilon_pilon, whole genome shotgun sequence genome:
- the LOC117910024 gene encoding pentatricopeptide repeat-containing protein At3g49170, chloroplastic-like gives MTLQNVPPDLTTYSILLKSCIRFRNFQLRKLIRSGLELDSVVLNTLISLYSKCGDTATARLIFEGMKNKRDLVSWSEMVSCFANNIGEIIYGFVVKTGYFEADVCVGCELIDMFVKGSGDLGSGYKVFEKLPERNLGTWTLMITRFAQLGCARDAIELFLDMELSGLALDRFTYSSVLSASTESGLLALGKQLHSQVIRLGLASDVCVGCSLVDMYAKCTADGSVDDLRKVFDRMPEHNVMSWTAIITAYVQIGECDKETIELFCKMISGRVQPIHFSFFKCSQGMWKPF, from the exons ATGACCCTGCAAAACGTCCCACCAGACCTCACCACCTACTCCATCCTCCTCAAGTCCTGCATCCGATTCCGCAACTTCCAACTCCGGAAGCTAATTCGGTCTGGACTTGAGCTCGACTCGGTTGTGTTGAACACTCTGATCAGCTTGTACTCCAAATGTGGCGACACCGCAACCGCTAGGTTGATTTTTGAGGGAATGAAAAATAAGAGAGATTTGGTTTCATGGAGTGAGATGGTCTCATGTTTTGCGAATAACA TTGGGGAGATAATTTATGGGTTTGTGGTGAAAACCGGGTATTTTGAGGCTGATGTGTGTGTTGGGTGTGAATTGATTGATATGTTCGTGAAGGGTAGTGGTGACTTGGGCTCAGGTTATAAGGTGTTCGAGAAACTGCCAGAGAGAAATTTGGGTACTTGGACTTTGATGATAACTAGATTTGCGCAATTGGGTTGTGCCAGAGATGCAATTGAATTGTTTTTGGATATGGAATTGAGTGGTCTTGCACTGGATCGGTTTACATATAGTAGTGTCCTTTCTGCTAGTACAGAGTCAGGATTGTTAGCACTAGGGAAGCAATTGCATTCCCAAGTTATACGTTTGGGATTGGCTTCAGATGTTTGTGTTGGTTGTAGCTTGGTGGACATGTATGCAAAGTGTACAGCAGATGGGTCCGTGGATGATTTGAGGAAGGTATTTGATCGGATGCCTGAGCATAATGTTATGTCTTGGACCGCAATTATCACAGCATATGTGCAAATTGGAGAGTGTGATAAGGAAACTATTGAACTTTTCTGCAAGATGATATCTGGCCGTGTACAGCCtattcatttctcatttttcaagTGTTCTCAAGGCATGTGGAAACCTTTCTGA